AAATTTTAATAATATAATATTAATACATAGAAAAGCCACCCCATGCTGATTTTGGGGTGGCTTTGAAGCTTTTGTGCCGTTGGGTTAGTGGTTCATTAAAAAGCAGGAACGATGGATCCTTTGTATTTTTCTTCGATGAACTTTTTAACCTCAGGAGATGTCAGGGCTTTCGCAAGTTTTTGTAAAGCAGGGTCGTCTTTCCGGCTGTCTTTGACAACGAGGATATTAGCATAAGGTGAATCTTTATCTTCCATGACGATGGAATCATTGAGAGGATTTAGTCCGCCTTCCAAAGCGTAATTCGTGTTGATAACAGCAGCGCTGATTTTTGGGTCCTGAAGTACTCTGGGCAGCTGAGGAGCATCTAGGGGAGTGATCTTCAGCTGTTTGGGATTGTTTTGGATGTCGTTGACAGTTCCCATAATTCCTACGCCGTCTTTCAGAGTAATAATACCGGCTTTGGCCAATAAAGCCAGAGCTCGGCCGCCGTTGGAAGGATCATTTGGAATTGCTATGGTAGCTCCTGCTTCTAGGTCGTCAAGCTTTTTAATTTTGTCGGAATAGACACCCATGGGCTCGATGTGTACTTTAGCAATGGATACATTATTTAAAGAATGATCTTTATTAAAAGACTCCAAATAGGGGGTGTGTTGGAAAAAGTTAGCGTCAATGTCTCCTGTATCCAAGTCCAGGTTCGGACGAACATAATCGGTATAGCTCACGATTTGCAGGTCAATTCCTTCTTTTTTCAGGGCAGGTTTTACGAATTCTAAGATTTCAGCATGGGGGATGGGGGTTGCTCCGACTTTCAGTACGGTGGCAGCTGATGAGTCGGACCCGCTTTTGGGAGCTTCGGTTTTACTGCCGCAGCCGGACAGTACGAGGGAAAGAGTGACTAATGCAGCAATGAAAATAGTTAAGCAGCGCTGGTTCTTGATTTTTAACATTTCTTCTCCTCCAATTCTTATCTTTCATTTAATGAGTGAGTTTGCGTGCCAAAGTGGTTCCGAGAGACTGTATGATTTGAACGATCACGACAAGAATGACCACGGTGACGATCATGATGTCGGTGCGGAAACGGTTGTAGCCATATTGAATGGCTAAGTCGCCTAATCCGCCTCCGCCAACTGCTCCGGCCATGGCTGTGTAACCTATGACACTAATGGTCGTGATGGCAACGCCTAAAATAAGTGAGGCCTTTGCTTCGGGCAGAAGCACTTTTTGGATAATCTGTCTGGGAGATGCTCCCATGGACAGTGCCGCCTCAATGACACCATGAGGAACTTCTTTCAGAGAACTTTCCACTACTCTGGCCACAAAGGGAGCAGCGGATATCACGAGAGGAACAATGGCGGCGGTTGTACCAACAGACGTGCCGACAATTGCCCGGGTGAAAGGGATTAAGGCGACCAATAAGATGATAAAGGGAGCAGAACGCAAGATGTTAATGACAGTACCCAGGGTTCGTTCAACCCATGGGTTGGGCAAAATATGGCCGGGTGAGGTTACAACCAGAATAATTCCTAAAGGGAGTCCGATCAGGTAAGCCAGAATGGTAGAAGCAGCAACCATATAGAGGGTTTCACCCGTTGCCGGAAGAAAAAGTTGGAATATATCAGCCCAAGCCACTTTGAACCACCTCCACGTTTAAATCTCTGGATGCTAAATAGCGCCGGGCTTCTTGAAGCTGATCCGGGCTGCCTTGCAGTTCCAGGGTCAATGTGCCAAAGAGGGTGGATCTTAAATGATCGATGCTCCCATAGAGGATATTCGCCCGGACATCACAGGTGCGCAGCAAATCGGTGATAATCGGATCTGAAGCTCTGGAACCGAGAAATTGAATGCGGACAATCTCTGAGTCACGATGGGTGGCCAGTTCCTTTAATAAGTCCTCTGGCAGTTCGTTGGGAAAAATTGTTGAAATAAACTGACGTGCAATATCGGACTGAGGTTTAATGAAAACAGACTCGACTGGACCGTTTTCTACAATATGAGCTTCGTGGATTACCGCTATGTCAGTGCAAATCTCTTTGATAACTTTCATCTCATGGGTAATCATGACAATGGTTAAGCCGAGTTTTTGGTTAATATCCCGCAGGAGATTTAAAATTGAAAGGGTGGTTTGGGGGTCTAAGGCTGATGTGGCTTCGTCGCACAAGAGAACCTGGGGTTTTGTAGCAAGGGCTCGGGCAATGCCAACTCGCTGCTTTTGGCCGCCGCTCAGCTGTGCTGGGTAAGCAGCTGCTTTGTCTTCCAGGCCGACGAGATGCAGCAGCTCTTTGACCCTTTGAGAAATTTCCTTTTTTGGAGTTCCGGCAATTTCTAAGGGGAAGGCGATGTTTTCAGCTACAGTCCGGGATTGGAGGAGATAAAAGTGCTGAAAGATCATGCCGATATTCTGGCGAGCTTTGCGAAGTTCTTTACTGGAAAGAGCAGTCAAGTTTTGCCCGGCAACAATGATTTCACCGCCTGAGGGTTTCTCAAGGAGATTTAAGCAGCGTACCAGCGTGCTCTTCCCGGCGCCGCTTAAACCGATAATACCGTAGATTGATCCCGGCGAAATATGCAAATTAACATGATCAAGGGCGACAACCTGACCCTGGCGGGATGAGTATTTTTTAACTAATTGTTTAATCTGAATCAAAAGCGCACCTCCTTTATGACTTAATTACACACAACAAAACTCCGCGAAGAAAACCCGCGGAGTACCATTCGGTTTTCCTCTTATCTCCCAGATTTCTCTGCAGGAGTTAGCACCGTGCATAAATGCCGGTTGCCGGGTTTCATCGGGCCAGTCCCTCCACCTACTCTGAATAAGAGTCTTTTATGAGGTTTTATTGTGTCTTTAGGATTATGAACTGTATGTATTTTAGCATAGAGAAGATAGGGTTGCAAGGGGTAAAATTTACGGAGAAAAGGCTTGACAAGAGCATAACGCTTTAATAGATTAAAGGGAGACAGTGATCTTGTTCTACTATTGAGGAGGAAATGGCTATGTCCAGCGATGAGCGTTTACAGAATCCCTTAACAGATGCCCTGGCCGAAGCATTTTTGTTGCTTAGGAACAAAGAAGAGTGTTATCGATTCTTTGAAGATATCGCAACGGTCGCAGAAATAAAATCTTTAGCCCAGCGTTTAGAAGTGGCTAAAATGCTGCAGCGAAATGAGACCTATACCACTATTACTGAAGTTACGGGAGCAAGTACGGCGACAATCAGCCGGGTAAAACGCTGTTTGAATTTTGGCGCTGATGGCTATCAGCTGATTTTGAGGCGTTTGCAGGAACAAGAGAATCAAAAAAAAGACAGCAGTGAAGGAGAGTCATAATGCAGAGAACAAATTTAGGATTGCGTATTCCCAAAGGAATGCGGGATTTACTGCCTGAGGAAATCGCTGTACAAGAGAGTTTAGAAGAAAAGATACTGACACTTTTTAAACAATGGTCTTATCAGAAAATATTAACACCGACACTGGAGTATTCTGCTTGTGTTCAGCCTGATGTGGAACAAGAAGATTTGCTATATAAATTTTTCGATCGTGAAGGACATATTCTGACCCTGCGGCCGGAACTGACCATACCTATTGCCCGCTTAGTAAGCACACGTATGCGCGGTGGAGAATTTCCACTGCGCTTGTGTTATGGAGCTGACGTTTATCGGAATTCTAATGTGAGACATAGAGAATTTCGCCAGGTGGGAGTTGAATTGGTAGGTTCCGATCAAGAGCTTGCCGATGCGGAGGTTATTGCTCTTGCCGTTGAAGCCATTGCCGGTTTAGGCTTGAAGAATTATCAGTTCAACCTGGGCCATATGGGTATTTTTTCGGGACTGATGCTGGAAGCCGGAGTTGATGAAGGGATACGGGTTAAGCTGGAAGAAGTGTTAGCCCGTAAGGATATGGTAGGTGTTGAACTTTGTGTCAGACAAAGCGGTCTGCCGGAACGGGTTCAGGAACTGCTGCTGCGGCTGCCCCATTTTAGGGGAGGAGAGGAAATTCTGGATGAGGTCCTGGGCTGGAGCGAACGGCCGGCCATTAGGGAGGCTGTAGAAAGCTTAAGAACCATTTATCGATATTTGGAGGACTTCGGAGTACAGGCCAATGTTGCCTTAGATTTAGGCATACTCCGCGGCTTTTCCTATTATACCGGGGCCGTATTTGAGGGCTATGTTCCGGGAATAGGTTTTCCGGTAGTTGAGGGAGGACGTTACGATGCTCTCTACGCCGATTTCGGCCTGCCTCAGCCGGCCACAGGTTTTGCCATACATCTGGGCAATTTGTTGGAACAGTTTCCCCTTCCAGTTGTTGAAGGTGCTGATGTACTGGTTTATGGATCAGATGCCCAAAAGGTGATTCGACAATGTCAGACCTTAAGAGCTCAGGGTAAAAAAGTTGAGTTGGCTTTGGGGGTTTCGGGGAAGGAGACAGCAGAATTGGCGGCGCAACTTAAAAATATTAAGGAGATTTTGTGTGTTGAGTAGAAGAATCATTTCCTTGGTTCCATCGGCTACAGAAATGCTTTACTACATGGGCCTGGAAACACGTATTGTCGGTGTAACCGAACACTGTAATTTCCCGGAGGAAGCCAAGTCTAAATATAAAATAGGTACCTTTGCTCAGCCTCAGCTAACGAGGATTTTATATCTGGAGCCGGACCTGGTCTTAGCTGATGAGGCCATCCACAGAAAAACCATTAGGGAACTGGAAAAAAGCAATATTCCAGTTCTCTCAGCAACCCCAATAACAGTTGAGGATATCTTTACCCTTATGAATAAACTAGGCATCCTGACTCAAACTCAAAACAAGGCAGTGCCTCTGGTGACTTCGTTGAGGGACAGAGCAGAGACTTTGAGTCAAAATCCAATTGCGCGAAGGCCAAGAGTTTTTCGTCTCATGAGTACAGGGACTTACATTACCCCTGGGCCCAAAGCGTTTCAGTACGATGCTCTCCAGTTAGCAGGAGCTCAAATGATGAACCTGGATGGGAGCAAGCCTTATGTACAGGTAAGCTGGCGGCAGATTGAAGAATTTGACCCGGAAATAATATTATTTTGCGGGGTTAATAAAGGGCAGCCTTTGCCGGAAAAATGTAAAGGCTGCCCGGCTAAACTGCCTATTTGTCATAGAACCGCTGAAGATATCTTCGGCGAAGAATGGCAGCGCATCTCAGCGGTTCGGGAAAACCGGGTTTATCCCATCTCTTGTCATACTATCTGCCGGCCCGGTCCCAGGCTCATTGATGGAATAGAGAAGCTTCGCCAGCTTTTCGAGTAGAATGCTTTTGTACTGGAAATTTTTATTATATAATACCTTTGAAATAAACACGTGGAAAAAGAGGTGTTAAGGGTTGCGCAAACTTGCGGTACTTACGGGCGGAGGGGATTGTCCCGGTCTTAATGCGGTGATCAGGGCAATCGTTAAAAGCGCCCATGGATATGGTGTTGAAGTATTGGGAATCAGAGATGGATTTCGCGGAGCTGTTGAGGAGGACTTTATCCCTCTTTCACTTAAGGACGTTTCCGGAATTTTACCGCGAGGGGGTACTATTTTAGGAACAACTAATCGCGACAACCCCTTTGCTTATCCCACCAAACCGAACGGAGTTATTCAGCCTTTGGATCGTTCCGAAGATGTGCTGGAGAACTTAAAGAACAACCAGGTCGATGCCCTATTAGCAATTGGCGGGGACGGCAGTCTGAACATTGCCCTGAAGTTTGCCAATAAAGGGCTTAAAGTGATTGGAATTCCCAAGACAATTGACAATGATTTGATGTCAACGGATCAAACTTTCGGTTTTCAAACAGCAGTGGATACGGCTCAGGAAGCTTTAGACCGCTTGCATACCACGGCAGAATCTCATCACCGGGTTATGATTCTTGAAGTCATGGGCCGTTATGCGGGCTGGATTGCCTTGTATGCCGGAGTTGCTGGGGGAGCTGATGTCATACTTATTCCGGAAATACCCTACAACCTTAACAGGGTGGCTCTAAGTGTTCAAAACAGGGCTAAGCAAGGGAAAAAATTCAGCATTATTGTAGCAGCTGAAGGGGCTAAGCCCTTGGGGGGCGAAATGGTCGTTGAACGCATGATGAAAGGGCGGATTGATCCTGTAAAATTAGGCGGGATCGGCGCTAAAATCGCCCGGGATCTTGAAGAACACTATGGCCTGGAAACCCGGGTAACCGTACTGGGACATCTGCAGAGGGGAGGTTCCCCTAACGCTTATGACCGGGTGCTGTCAACACGCTACGGCACGGCAGCGGTGGATGCCGCTCTGGAAGGAGAATTTGGCGTGATGGTTGCCCTTCAGGGTAAGGAGATTGTGCGCGTTCCTCTTCAGGAAGCCGTTGACCATATTAAGCTTGTGCCTTTAAACAATCCTTTGTTGGTTGCAGCTCGGACCTTGGGTATGGAGTTTGGTGATTAACCCTTGTAAAGAAAGGATAATGTATAATGAGGGATAAATTATCCGCTGCTGAATTTGACCGGTTGCTGGATGAGACTTGTGATTCTTTACGCGGGAACCGGGAAGCAGAGGAATTTAAAGAATATGTGGTTGCCATATTGTTCTTAAAGCGGTTAAATGACCGGTTTAGACTTGAGCGTGAAGTACGACGCAACAAGCTTATGGAGAAAGGTTTGTCTCCGGCTCAGATTGATGAAGAACTGGAAAAAAGGGAA
This Desulfosporosinus orientis DSM 765 DNA region includes the following protein-coding sequences:
- a CDS encoding MetQ/NlpA family ABC transporter substrate-binding protein; translated protein: MLKIKNQRCLTIFIAALVTLSLVLSGCGSKTEAPKSGSDSSAATVLKVGATPIPHAEILEFVKPALKKEGIDLQIVSYTDYVRPNLDLDTGDIDANFFQHTPYLESFNKDHSLNNVSIAKVHIEPMGVYSDKIKKLDDLEAGATIAIPNDPSNGGRALALLAKAGIITLKDGVGIMGTVNDIQNNPKQLKITPLDAPQLPRVLQDPKISAAVINTNYALEGGLNPLNDSIVMEDKDSPYANILVVKDSRKDDPALQKLAKALTSPEVKKFIEEKYKGSIVPAF
- a CDS encoding methionine ABC transporter permease, encoding MAWADIFQLFLPATGETLYMVAASTILAYLIGLPLGIILVVTSPGHILPNPWVERTLGTVINILRSAPFIILLVALIPFTRAIVGTSVGTTAAIVPLVISAAPFVARVVESSLKEVPHGVIEAALSMGASPRQIIQKVLLPEAKASLILGVAITTISVIGYTAMAGAVGGGGLGDLAIQYGYNRFRTDIMIVTVVILVVIVQIIQSLGTTLARKLTH
- a CDS encoding methionine ABC transporter ATP-binding protein: MIQIKQLVKKYSSRQGQVVALDHVNLHISPGSIYGIIGLSGAGKSTLVRCLNLLEKPSGGEIIVAGQNLTALSSKELRKARQNIGMIFQHFYLLQSRTVAENIAFPLEIAGTPKKEISQRVKELLHLVGLEDKAAAYPAQLSGGQKQRVGIARALATKPQVLLCDEATSALDPQTTLSILNLLRDINQKLGLTIVMITHEMKVIKEICTDIAVIHEAHIVENGPVESVFIKPQSDIARQFISTIFPNELPEDLLKELATHRDSEIVRIQFLGSRASDPIITDLLRTCDVRANILYGSIDHLRSTLFGTLTLELQGSPDQLQEARRYLASRDLNVEVVQSGLG
- a CDS encoding YerC/YecD family TrpR-related protein → MSSDERLQNPLTDALAEAFLLLRNKEECYRFFEDIATVAEIKSLAQRLEVAKMLQRNETYTTITEVTGASTATISRVKRCLNFGADGYQLILRRLQEQENQKKDSSEGES
- the hisZ gene encoding ATP phosphoribosyltransferase regulatory subunit — protein: MQRTNLGLRIPKGMRDLLPEEIAVQESLEEKILTLFKQWSYQKILTPTLEYSACVQPDVEQEDLLYKFFDREGHILTLRPELTIPIARLVSTRMRGGEFPLRLCYGADVYRNSNVRHREFRQVGVELVGSDQELADAEVIALAVEAIAGLGLKNYQFNLGHMGIFSGLMLEAGVDEGIRVKLEEVLARKDMVGVELCVRQSGLPERVQELLLRLPHFRGGEEILDEVLGWSERPAIREAVESLRTIYRYLEDFGVQANVALDLGILRGFSYYTGAVFEGYVPGIGFPVVEGGRYDALYADFGLPQPATGFAIHLGNLLEQFPLPVVEGADVLVYGSDAQKVIRQCQTLRAQGKKVELALGVSGKETAELAAQLKNIKEILCVE
- a CDS encoding ABC transporter substrate-binding protein, with translation MLSRRIISLVPSATEMLYYMGLETRIVGVTEHCNFPEEAKSKYKIGTFAQPQLTRILYLEPDLVLADEAIHRKTIRELEKSNIPVLSATPITVEDIFTLMNKLGILTQTQNKAVPLVTSLRDRAETLSQNPIARRPRVFRLMSTGTYITPGPKAFQYDALQLAGAQMMNLDGSKPYVQVSWRQIEEFDPEIILFCGVNKGQPLPEKCKGCPAKLPICHRTAEDIFGEEWQRISAVRENRVYPISCHTICRPGPRLIDGIEKLRQLFE
- a CDS encoding 6-phosphofructokinase, whose amino-acid sequence is MRKLAVLTGGGDCPGLNAVIRAIVKSAHGYGVEVLGIRDGFRGAVEEDFIPLSLKDVSGILPRGGTILGTTNRDNPFAYPTKPNGVIQPLDRSEDVLENLKNNQVDALLAIGGDGSLNIALKFANKGLKVIGIPKTIDNDLMSTDQTFGFQTAVDTAQEALDRLHTTAESHHRVMILEVMGRYAGWIALYAGVAGGADVILIPEIPYNLNRVALSVQNRAKQGKKFSIIVAAEGAKPLGGEMVVERMMKGRIDPVKLGGIGAKIARDLEEHYGLETRVTVLGHLQRGGSPNAYDRVLSTRYGTAAVDAALEGEFGVMVALQGKEIVRVPLQEAVDHIKLVPLNNPLLVAARTLGMEFGD